In one Zobellia galactanivorans genomic region, the following are encoded:
- a CDS encoding sulfatase family protein: MKLIKTFCLALLLIPCHAMAQDSTNDRPNIVWIMLEDWGLDLGCYGTPGIETPVTDKLASEGIRYTNAFCTSPVCSTSRSAMLTGYHQNYIGAQQHRTAKEDKKPLPYGIKPMPVLLKEAGYFTALMIYDKTDANFSGDLGFMGKDWKEREKGQPFFAQITLGGTHRKWNRDAKNPIDPADVVLPPYYVDTPFARRDWANGLEQMQICDREIGDILDRLEKEGLAENTLIFLIGDNGRCHIRGKQFLYDPGLQVPMIIKWPGKVAPAQVNTDMVQTIDITATILDVAGAKPKHELQGKNLFEEESKNREYIFAARGRMGGTHDAMRTIRSKKYKLIHNLMPERAWLQYSGYKEDMYPMLAEMNIMYMEGKLNEDQAKFFAPSKPEFELFDIEKDPYELNNLANDPHYGDIKDKLLEELYVWRRSIKDEGVSQEFREGGLSSKYPTRTLEEWKERYEAWKPWVFRKPKSKVKHPFVKKDY; this comes from the coding sequence ATGAAACTGATAAAAACCTTTTGTTTGGCATTACTGCTCATTCCATGCCATGCAATGGCCCAAGACAGTACTAACGACCGTCCGAACATTGTTTGGATCATGCTCGAAGATTGGGGTCTTGACCTGGGATGCTACGGCACCCCGGGAATAGAAACCCCTGTTACCGACAAGCTCGCCTCCGAAGGCATACGCTACACCAATGCCTTTTGTACCTCCCCGGTTTGTTCCACTTCGCGTTCGGCCATGCTTACGGGCTACCACCAAAACTATATCGGGGCGCAACAGCACAGAACGGCCAAAGAAGACAAGAAACCTTTGCCTTATGGCATTAAACCTATGCCCGTACTCTTAAAAGAGGCAGGGTATTTTACGGCTTTAATGATCTACGACAAAACCGACGCCAATTTTAGCGGCGATTTGGGTTTTATGGGAAAAGATTGGAAGGAACGTGAAAAAGGACAGCCCTTTTTCGCCCAAATAACCTTGGGCGGTACACACCGAAAATGGAATCGCGATGCCAAAAACCCCATAGACCCTGCCGATGTAGTACTCCCACCCTATTATGTTGACACCCCTTTTGCCAGACGTGACTGGGCCAATGGTTTGGAACAGATGCAAATTTGCGATCGCGAAATCGGTGACATTCTCGATCGATTGGAAAAAGAAGGTCTTGCCGAAAATACCTTGATCTTTCTTATTGGCGATAACGGCCGCTGCCATATTCGCGGAAAGCAGTTCTTGTATGATCCGGGACTTCAAGTGCCTATGATCATCAAATGGCCCGGTAAGGTCGCTCCCGCCCAAGTAAACACAGATATGGTACAGACCATTGATATTACCGCTACCATTCTAGACGTCGCCGGGGCCAAACCGAAACATGAGCTACAGGGAAAAAACCTTTTTGAAGAGGAATCGAAGAATAGGGAATACATTTTTGCCGCAAGGGGACGAATGGGCGGTACCCACGATGCGATGCGTACCATCCGTTCAAAAAAATACAAATTGATCCATAATTTGATGCCGGAACGTGCATGGTTGCAATACAGTGGCTACAAAGAAGATATGTACCCCATGTTGGCCGAGATGAATATCATGTATATGGAAGGAAAGCTTAATGAAGACCAGGCGAAATTCTTCGCACCTTCAAAGCCCGAGTTCGAACTCTTCGATATAGAAAAGGATCCCTACGAATTGAACAACCTTGCCAACGACCCGCACTATGGGGATATTAAGGATAAACTCTTGGAAGAACTGTACGTTTGGAGAAGATCGATCAAAGACGAAGGGGTATCGCAAGAATTCAGGGAAGGCGGACTCTCGTCCAAATACCCTACCCGAACACTTGAAGAATGGAAGGAACGCTACGAAGCTTGGAAGCCCTGGGTATTTCGCAAGCCTAAATCAAAAGTGAAGCATCCTTTCGTTAAGAAAGACTATTAA
- a CDS encoding glycoside hydrolase family 2 protein, with translation MRDFACLALFTIVFLSSCSPKKADTVLKNETLSLNGEWHFLASNEESEEQLLTVDYAKWDTLSVPGNWDVENKYAHFKGKGYYQRSFTLPENWQKKQVRLKFDAVYETSKVWLNGKLLGEHEGGYTPFEFNITDEVRTDKPNSILVMADNTFRRGAWWAWGGISRDVSLLAHNDVRLVRQHISAVPDFDNGVVDFAISYKIENNSDTPQNLKINPDILGPDHKSWQPQTLEVTVAANETIEKVLTFKKELKEVELWHFDRPHLYVLNSSLVSNDQEVDAVSDKFGIRKMEAIGEQLFLNNEAVRLNGFNRVHDHRLYGNTEPDELIKNDILDIKALGGNFSRIMHAPASKNLLQFCDSIGYMVIEEIPVWGRGAPNATPDNPRTKKWLDEMIARDFNHASVVGWSMGNEIGNPDGEWQDMTMTPGQYEYVNDMLDHVASLDSTRLKTVVSFTSHLPLAQPGNEPYEKLDLLCMNSYGETYEKVGRAHAKFPGKPIFISEIGDKQIGLTPDAGFSDTLIEQLDKIRTLPYVVGSALWTYNDYRSDYKATPPSENRAWGVVDVWRNKKKAYKQIQDIYAPVQGLKASVGKQSLAITLLPRNEQDIPAYIMEGYTLVYELFNAEDQSIGKERIELPIIKPGDDALEFNFKKENNVARIDVGLWSPMQIEVKTASSKVWKKPTVEASDSPVIEFLGRKSESISIGYTVSEKDSIFTFKYGNAPEHLTEEITTDLKGAIKIKWPSSEPFFVKLKSDVTDWSTTEQLIE, from the coding sequence ATGAGAGATTTTGCTTGCCTAGCACTTTTTACAATCGTTTTTCTAAGTTCATGTTCACCTAAAAAAGCTGATACGGTTCTAAAAAACGAAACCCTTTCCCTTAACGGGGAATGGCACTTTTTAGCTTCTAACGAAGAAAGTGAAGAACAGCTATTGACCGTAGATTACGCCAAGTGGGATACCCTGAGCGTACCCGGAAACTGGGACGTTGAGAACAAATACGCCCATTTTAAGGGCAAGGGGTATTACCAACGTAGTTTTACCCTTCCCGAAAATTGGCAAAAAAAACAGGTCCGATTAAAGTTCGATGCCGTTTACGAAACCTCCAAAGTGTGGTTGAACGGTAAGTTATTGGGCGAACATGAAGGGGGCTACACCCCTTTTGAATTCAACATAACCGACGAAGTACGCACCGATAAACCGAACTCGATTTTGGTCATGGCCGACAATACCTTTAGAAGAGGTGCTTGGTGGGCTTGGGGCGGTATAAGCAGAGACGTATCCTTACTTGCCCATAACGATGTTCGCTTGGTTCGTCAACATATTTCAGCTGTGCCCGATTTTGACAACGGCGTAGTGGACTTTGCCATTTCCTATAAAATTGAAAATAATTCCGACACCCCACAAAACCTGAAGATCAATCCTGATATCCTTGGGCCCGACCATAAATCGTGGCAACCGCAAACCCTTGAAGTGACGGTAGCCGCAAACGAGACCATAGAAAAGGTATTGACCTTTAAAAAGGAGTTGAAGGAAGTAGAATTATGGCATTTTGACCGACCACACCTTTACGTTTTAAATAGTAGCCTCGTTTCTAACGATCAAGAAGTCGATGCCGTTTCCGATAAATTCGGTATTCGAAAAATGGAGGCCATTGGTGAACAATTATTTCTCAACAACGAGGCTGTTCGGCTAAACGGTTTCAACCGGGTACACGACCATCGCCTGTACGGCAATACCGAGCCCGACGAACTTATAAAGAACGATATTCTAGACATCAAAGCCCTTGGTGGTAACTTCTCAAGGATCATGCACGCGCCTGCATCGAAGAACCTTTTACAGTTCTGTGATAGTATTGGCTATATGGTTATTGAAGAAATTCCCGTTTGGGGCCGTGGCGCACCCAATGCCACCCCCGATAACCCACGAACAAAGAAATGGTTGGACGAAATGATTGCGCGCGACTTCAACCATGCCAGTGTGGTCGGTTGGAGCATGGGTAACGAAATTGGCAACCCTGACGGTGAATGGCAAGATATGACCATGACACCCGGCCAGTACGAATATGTAAACGATATGCTAGACCATGTGGCCTCCCTAGACTCTACACGCTTGAAAACCGTGGTAAGCTTTACATCGCACCTGCCCTTGGCCCAACCTGGTAACGAGCCCTACGAAAAACTTGATTTGCTCTGTATGAACTCCTACGGGGAAACCTATGAAAAAGTGGGCAGGGCCCATGCAAAGTTTCCCGGAAAACCTATCTTCATTTCAGAGATCGGTGACAAACAGATCGGACTCACACCCGATGCCGGGTTCAGTGATACCCTCATTGAGCAACTTGACAAAATAAGAACGCTTCCCTACGTCGTAGGTTCCGCGCTATGGACCTACAACGATTACCGAAGCGACTACAAGGCTACACCTCCCTCCGAAAACAGGGCTTGGGGCGTGGTCGATGTATGGAGAAACAAGAAAAAAGCCTACAAACAGATTCAAGATATCTACGCGCCTGTTCAAGGTTTAAAAGCTAGTGTTGGTAAACAGTCCCTTGCAATCACTTTGCTCCCCAGAAACGAACAAGACATTCCCGCCTACATTATGGAAGGATATACCCTGGTATATGAGCTTTTTAACGCCGAAGACCAATCAATCGGCAAAGAGCGTATTGAACTTCCCATCATAAAACCCGGGGACGACGCCCTGGAGTTTAACTTCAAAAAAGAAAACAACGTCGCCCGAATCGATGTCGGTCTATGGTCACCCATGCAAATCGAGGTAAAAACCGCTTCATCAAAAGTATGGAAAAAGCCCACCGTAGAAGCCTCCGACTCCCCTGTAATAGAGTTTTTGGGCCGGAAAAGCGAAAGTATTTCCATAGGCTATACTGTAAGCGAAAAAGATTCTATTTTCACTTTTAAATATGGAAACGCCCCTGAGCATCTGACCGAAGAAATAACTACAGATCTAAAGGGGGCCATCAAAATTAAATGGCCTTCATCAGAACCCTTTTTCGTGAAATTAAAATCCGACGTCACGGATTGGTCCACTACAGAACAACTCATAGAGTAA
- a CDS encoding glycoside hydrolase family 97 protein, producing MRKVILTSAFAIAILISITSCKNATEEKNKVLSMRYGNTVVSLLTAANGQLAFLINKDRQVVLDTSLLGLKVDGKHLGKNASLSLLEQKEIALEYPLNGIKSKASYTGDLYIYEVSEADGSDWKLEFQLSDEGVAYRYTVSGEGTQHVQGEESSFKLPNETKVWYFERDNDWKLKSHAGEWLSADISEMPTVSKMGPIQGLTLTCELPQGGYALLAEAGLFNYSGMRLEAIGKNSFKANFEEGDAGFDVKGRLTTPWRCVLLADTLNDLANNTMVASLNPAPDANLFADTDWIKPGKSVWHWWSGKYVNYKEEHDMVDDAQSLGFSYSMVDEGWERWPNKWESVTKLCDYAKEKGVGIFVWKHSKEINFPENDYAVMRHFLDSVKQTGAVGVKVDFMNGQGKSIISFDEALLKKAAELQLMVNFHGCQQSSGEYRTYPNEVTREGIRGLEVNHMKEGPLPASHNAALPFTRYVTGHGDYTPLGLTEPGETTWAHQLATLVTFYSPFNCIAENTQFLLKTKSVQPALDFIKTVPSVWDETFVLPQSKIGELAAIARRKNNDWYLGVLRSGPSQEMQIDCSFLGDGEYLAEIFTDDTEAERINLEGLNKEANLRQWNTALPFKKSTETVSQEKTISIHLAEHGGATIKFTKK from the coding sequence ATGAGAAAAGTAATCTTGACATCGGCATTCGCTATCGCCATTCTGATAAGCATTACTTCATGCAAAAATGCGACCGAGGAAAAAAATAAAGTCCTTAGCATGCGCTATGGCAATACCGTGGTTTCCTTGTTGACTGCAGCCAACGGCCAACTAGCCTTCCTTATCAACAAAGACCGGCAGGTGGTTCTAGATACTTCGCTATTAGGTCTTAAGGTCGATGGCAAACATTTAGGAAAGAATGCCTCCCTATCGCTTTTAGAACAAAAAGAAATAGCCCTAGAATACCCTCTTAACGGCATAAAAAGTAAGGCCTCGTACACAGGAGATCTATACATATACGAGGTTTCCGAAGCGGATGGAAGCGATTGGAAATTGGAATTTCAACTTTCCGATGAAGGTGTGGCCTACCGTTATACGGTTTCTGGCGAAGGTACCCAACATGTACAGGGCGAAGAGAGCAGTTTTAAACTACCGAACGAAACCAAAGTATGGTACTTTGAGCGTGATAACGATTGGAAGTTGAAATCGCATGCCGGTGAATGGCTTTCCGCCGATATTTCCGAGATGCCAACGGTTTCCAAAATGGGTCCGATACAAGGCTTGACCCTCACTTGTGAACTTCCACAAGGGGGATATGCACTGTTGGCCGAAGCCGGTCTCTTTAATTATAGCGGTATGCGTTTGGAAGCCATAGGCAAGAATTCGTTCAAGGCGAATTTCGAAGAAGGCGATGCCGGGTTTGATGTGAAAGGTAGACTCACCACTCCTTGGCGCTGTGTTCTTTTGGCCGATACCCTGAACGATTTGGCGAACAATACCATGGTAGCTTCCCTTAACCCTGCTCCAGATGCCAATTTATTTGCCGATACCGACTGGATCAAACCCGGAAAGTCCGTTTGGCACTGGTGGTCGGGAAAATACGTCAACTATAAAGAAGAGCACGATATGGTCGATGATGCCCAGTCGCTTGGTTTTTCATATTCCATGGTAGACGAAGGTTGGGAAAGATGGCCCAATAAATGGGAGTCGGTTACCAAGCTTTGTGATTATGCGAAGGAAAAAGGAGTCGGTATTTTTGTTTGGAAGCATTCCAAGGAAATCAATTTCCCCGAAAACGATTATGCGGTAATGAGGCATTTTTTAGACAGCGTAAAGCAGACCGGTGCCGTTGGGGTAAAAGTCGATTTTATGAACGGCCAGGGCAAATCGATCATCTCCTTTGATGAAGCCTTACTAAAAAAAGCGGCAGAACTGCAATTGATGGTCAATTTTCACGGTTGCCAACAAAGTTCGGGCGAATATCGCACCTACCCGAATGAGGTTACCCGTGAAGGTATACGTGGCCTAGAGGTGAACCATATGAAAGAGGGTCCCCTACCCGCTTCCCACAATGCCGCATTGCCGTTTACAAGATACGTTACCGGTCATGGCGACTATACCCCACTCGGCCTTACCGAGCCAGGTGAAACTACTTGGGCCCATCAATTGGCTACTTTGGTCACTTTTTATTCGCCCTTTAACTGTATTGCGGAAAACACCCAGTTTCTACTGAAAACCAAGAGTGTTCAGCCTGCATTGGATTTTATTAAGACCGTGCCTTCGGTCTGGGACGAAACCTTTGTCTTGCCCCAAAGTAAGATCGGGGAATTGGCGGCCATAGCCAGACGTAAAAACAACGACTGGTATTTGGGCGTACTCCGTAGTGGTCCTTCCCAAGAAATGCAAATCGACTGTAGTTTTTTAGGGGATGGTGAATACCTCGCTGAAATCTTTACCGACGATACCGAGGCCGAGCGTATTAATTTGGAAGGACTTAATAAAGAAGCCAACCTACGCCAATGGAATACGGCCCTACCCTTTAAAAAATCGACCGAAACGGTTTCTCAAGAAAAAACGATAAGCATTCATTTGGCCGAGCACGGTGGTGCCACCATAAAGTTTACCAAAAAATAA
- a CDS encoding alpha/beta hydrolase, producing MVKNVIGICIILILGTSQVDAQKDTPVRLPDIASFDQDLFVPDITQGPPEAGKRVRQTLASYQNTEVYHLLYLPSNYKEGKKYPVIVEYPGNGPYTSAAGDLSTGQVDGCNLGYGLSEGKDFIWVSMPFISVDGQENQKWWWGDIEASKKYCMDAVKEVCDKYGGDASKVVLAGFSRGAIAVNYIGLRDDEISPLWKAFIVNSHYDGLKTWDYPNSDKASALERLKRLNGRPQFICAEGHGTSKSKNYLAHSGIQGNFTFMDIPIKNHTNTWPLYQLKERKIIRAWLSEVIEKN from the coding sequence ATGGTTAAGAACGTAATTGGAATTTGTATCATTCTAATTCTGGGTACTTCGCAAGTCGATGCCCAGAAAGATACCCCTGTCCGATTACCTGATATCGCTTCCTTTGACCAAGACCTATTTGTTCCTGATATCACCCAAGGCCCACCTGAAGCGGGTAAGCGGGTGCGTCAAACCTTGGCTTCGTACCAAAACACCGAAGTCTACCACTTGCTCTACCTGCCCAGCAATTATAAAGAGGGCAAAAAATACCCGGTCATTGTCGAATATCCGGGCAATGGGCCATATACAAGTGCTGCCGGTGACCTTTCAACGGGCCAGGTAGACGGTTGCAATTTAGGCTACGGCCTAAGCGAAGGCAAAGATTTCATTTGGGTGAGCATGCCCTTTATCAGTGTTGATGGCCAAGAAAACCAAAAATGGTGGTGGGGCGACATCGAAGCAAGCAAAAAATACTGTATGGACGCGGTCAAAGAGGTCTGTGACAAATATGGAGGTGATGCTTCCAAGGTCGTTTTGGCCGGGTTTTCACGAGGAGCCATTGCCGTAAACTATATCGGGCTTCGCGATGATGAAATTTCCCCTCTTTGGAAGGCCTTTATCGTCAATTCGCATTACGACGGCCTAAAGACATGGGACTACCCCAATTCCGACAAGGCTTCCGCCCTTGAACGGCTGAAACGGCTGAACGGGAGGCCCCAGTTCATTTGTGCCGAGGGTCATGGAACAAGTAAAAGTAAAAATTACCTTGCCCACTCAGGAATTCAAGGAAATTTTACTTTTATGGATATTCCCATTAAAAACCATACCAATACTTGGCCCCTATACCAATTGAAAGAACGGAAGATTATAAGGGCATGGCTATCGGAAGTAATCGAAAAAAACTAA